A section of the Arcobacter roscoffensis genome encodes:
- the ccoS gene encoding cbb3-type cytochrome oxidase assembly protein CcoS gives MINDTLFMMLIVGLIISFGLLLLFVWGAKNGQFDDSNKMVDGLLFDSEDDLNDAINKEKKLKDAKEQKIKKDEKKNEVS, from the coding sequence ATGATTAATGATACTTTGTTTATGATGTTGATTGTTGGATTGATTATCTCTTTTGGACTTTTATTGCTTTTTGTATGGGGTGCTAAAAATGGTCAATTTGATGATTCAAATAAAATGGTAGATGGTTTACTTTTTGATAGTGAAGATGATTTAAATGATGCTATAAATAAAGAGAAAAAATTAAAAGATGCTAAAGAGCAAAAGATAAAAAAAGATGAGAAAAAAAACGAGGTTAGTTAA